CGCCAGCCTCCTGGCCGAAGTGACGAGCTGGCGCGTGGTGTTCCTGATCTCGGCGGCCGCGATGGCCGCACTCGCCGTCGTGCTGCGGTTCATCCTGCCGCGCCGGACACCGAAGACCGACGTCCACTATGGACAGTTGCTGCGCTCGACACTGGCCATGTGGAAGAAGCATCCCGACCTGCGCCACCGCGCGCTGTACCAGTCGGCGATGTTCGGGGCGTTCAGCGCGTTCTGGACGACGATCGCCTTCGTGCTCACCGCACCCCCGTTCGACTACACGCAGCTCGGAGTCGGCCTGTTCGCGCTGGCGGGCGCGGCCGGTGCCGCGGTGGCGCCGCTGGCCGGGCGCTGGTCGGACCACGGCCACGGCCGGCGGCTCACCGCGGGGGCGTTCGTGCTCTGCGCGGCCGCCTTCGCGCTCGCCGGCTTCGGTGCGCACAGCGTCGTCCTGCTGGCGGTCGCGGCGATCGCGGTCGACATGGCCGTCCAGGCGACGCTGGTGACCGGCCAGCACGTGATCTACCAGCTCGACCCCTCGGCCCGCGCCCGGGTCAACAGCATCTACCTGGGCACGTTCTTCGTCGGCGGCGCGATCGGTTCGCAGGCGGGCTCGATCGCCTACCACCTGGGCGGCTGGACGGCGGTCGTCGTCTTCGCCGGCGCGCTCCCCCTGCTCGGCCTGGCCGGGATGACGCGCACCCGGGTCTAGCCGAACACGTCGCGCCGCGCGGAAGCCCACTCCGCGTACGTCGTCCCCGGACGGCCCAGCAGCTGCTCGACGACGCCGGTCGGCACCTGCGGGTGCCGCAGCGTCTCCTCGAAGCCGTCCAGGATCCAGTCGACGGCCTGCTCGGGGACGCCGTACCCGATCCACTGCGCACGCTGCTCGTCCCGGGTCAGCTCGCGAAACCGGATCTCCTTGCCCAGCACGGACTCCAGCGTCGCGACCTGCCCGCGCAGGCTGATCGCCTCCGGTCCGCTGAGGACGTAGGTGGCGGCTTCGTGGCCTTCGGTGGTGAGCACGTGGGCGGCCACGGCGGCGATGTCCTGCAGGTCGATCGGGGTCTGGGTCGCGTCGCCGTAGGCCATCGCGGCTTCGCCTGCGCGGACCATGGGCGCCCAGTCGAGCGTGTTGTTCATGAAGACGCCGGGGCGCAGGAACGTCCACGCGAAGCCGGCTTCCCGGACCGCCTTCTCGACGGCGCCGTACTCGTTGCCACTGGAACCTTCGTGCTCGTCCCCGACGCTGCTGCCCGACAGCGCGACGACCCGCTCGATGCCCGCTTCGGTGGCCAGCTCGCAGAACTTCCGGACGGTCCGGGCCATCGGGGCGAGGTACACCGCATCGACGCCCTTGAGCGCGACCGGCAGCGTCGACGGCTTGGCCAGCGACCCGACGACCACCTCGGCCCCGGCGGGCAGCTTCGCCCGCGCGGGATCGACGGTGAGCGCACGCACCGGCACCCCCGCGGCGAGCAGCTCGTCGACCACCAAGCGGCCGACGCTGCCGGTCGCCCCCGTCACCAGGATCGTCATGACACCCTCCTCTATTTTCGTATGCAGTACGAGATCGTACGACATACGAGAATAGAGCGCACGGGATTTCCGCTGACGACCAGGATCAGCGCCTGGCACGATGAGCCGATGAGTGACGCCGAGGACCGGTTCCGGGACCCTTTGGTCCGGGTCGGGCGGTTCGCGGACGAGGTGCTCGTGCGGTGCCCGAGGTGCGCTGCGTGCGCGACCGTGCTCGCTCGCCTGGGAGCGCCGGAGTACCGAACCGACCGCGGTGATGGCCGCCGGATGACTCGAAAACGCCTGCGCTGCCTCGCCTGCGGCCTGTCCAAGGACGGCTTCCCGCTGACGCAGGTGATCGGCGGGCCGGTGGATCCCTCCTTTCGCCTACCGTTGTGGCTTCAGGCGAACTGCTGCGGCGAGACCCTGTGGGCGTACAACGCCGGACACCTCGATCTCCTGGAGTCCCACGTCGCCGCCCGGCTTCGCGAACGTGGGCCGGTTCCCGGCTCGATGAGCATGGTGGAGCGGCTCCCCGCCTGGCTGAAGTCGGCGAAGAACCGTGACGAGGTGCTGCGAGCCATCCGGCGGTTGCGGTCGTCGCTGCCCGCTGTGCGGCAGTGCATCAGGAAGTGATCGTCGGCAGCTCGGGCGCCGCGACGTCGTAGACCTTGCCGTCCTGGCTGAGCAGCGCCGCCAGGACCTTCGCCTTGCGGTCCGTCTGCTCCGCCGTTCCCCAGCGGACGATCTTCCCGTTCGACAGCGTGAACTCCACGCTCGCCGGGGTCTTCGCCGTCGCCGTCGTCACCTGCTTCAGCAGCTGCTCCGGGATCACCCCGAGGACCGCCGTCACCGCTCGCGTCACCGGGTCGTCGGCCGACACCTTCGGCAGCTTGAGCTCCGGCAGCCCCGCCGGCCGGGCGGGCACCGTCTTGAACACCACGCCGCCGCCGTCGACCAGGTGGACTCCGTCGCCGCCCGGGCCGCTGTCGAAGAACGCGATCGCCGTCCGCTCGGTCACCGTGATCTCGACCGTGTTCGGCCACGACCGTGACACCTCGACCGTCGCGATGCCGGGCATCGCCGCCACGCGGTCGCGGATCTCGTCGGTGCTCAGCCGCAGCATCGGCTTGTCCACCGGCACTGCCGCCACCGCGCGGATCTGGTCGGCCGAAACCGTGCGCGAGCCACTGACCGAGACGTCCTTCGCCCCGAGCATCGAGCTGAAGAACAGCAGGTACGCCAACGCGATCACGGTCAGCACCGAGAGCAGCGCCACCCAGCGGCGGCGGATCTCGACCCGCCGGTTGGGCCGGTTGCGCGGCGAAGGGCGCGTGGTCGCGCGGGTGCGGCGGCGTTCCTCGTCGGAGCGCCGCCCCCGGCGCTCCCGCGCCAGGGCGGCGCGGTCCCGTTCGTCCTCTTCGGACGGACGGCGGCGTTCCCTGGTCGGACTCATGGCGTCAGCGCTTGTCCAGCTCGGCGAGGATTTCCGGGCCCAGCTGCGTCACGTCCCCGGCGCCCATGGTGACGACGAGGTCGCCGCCGCGCACGAGACCCGCGGTCAACCGGGCCGCGACGTCGAACGCGGGCTCGTAGTGCACCGGCACGGTCACCGCGTCGGCGATCAGCGCCCCGGTCACCCCCGGCTCGGGCTCCTCGCGGGCCCCGTAGACGTCCAGCACGACGACCTCGTCGGCCAGGGACAACGCCGCGGCGAACTCCTTCGAGAACAGCTTGGTCCGCGAGTACAGGTGCGGCTGGAACACGACGACGACCCGGCCCGCCCCGGCCGCGGTCCGCACCGCGCGCAGCTGCGCGGCGACCTCGGTCGGGTGGTGGGCGTAGTCGTCGTAGACGCGGACGTCGCCGGCCCGGCCCTTGAACTCGAACCGGCGGCGGACACCCCCGAACGCCGCGAGCCCGTCCGCCAGCTCGGCAGCGGGCGCGCCCAGCTCGATCCCGGCCAGCAGGGCCGCGATCGCGTTGAGCGCCATGTGCTCGCCCGGCACCGCGACCCGCACCGGCAGCTCTTCGCCGTCCAGGGAGAGCCGGACGCCGCCGCCGTCCGGCGCCGGGGTGTAGTCGAGGATGCGGGCGTCGCCCTCGCCGGTGACCGTGCGGCCGTAGCGGCGCACCCGCACGCCGAGGTCCGCAGCCTGCTTGCCCAGCTCGTCCGCGGCGGGATCGTCACCGCAGACGATCAGCAGCCCGCCCGGCGCGATCCGGCCGACGAAGTCGGTGAACACCTTCGTGTAGGCCTCGGCGGTGCCGTGGTGGTCCAGGTGGTCCGGCTCGACGTTCGTCACGACCGCGACCGACGGCAAGTAGGTCAGGAACGAGCCGTCGCTCTCGTCGGCCTCGGCGACGAAGATGCCACCCTCGCCGTGGTGGGCGTTGGCCCCGGACTCGTTGAGGTCGCCGCCGATGGCGAACGACGGGTCGAGCCGGCAGTGCTGCAGCGCCACGGTGAGCATCGACGTCGTCGACGTCTTGCCGTGCGTGCCCGCGATGCAGGCGACGCGGTGGCCTTCCATCAGCCCGGCCAGCGCCTGCGCCCGGTGCAGCACCGGGATCCCCGCGGCCCGCGCCGCGGCCAGCTCCGGGTTGGTCTCCTTGATCGCCGTCGAGACGACGACGGCGGACGGCGGCTCGGCCAAGGCGGAAATGTTCGCGGCGCTCTGGCCGACGAACAGCTCGGCACCCTGGGCCCGCAGCGACAGCAGGGCGCGCGACTCCTTGGCGTCCGAGCCCGACACGAAAGCCCCACGGGCCAGCAGGATCCGCGCGATACCGGACATGCCGGCGCCGCCGATCCCGATCAGGTGCGCCCGGCGCAGCCCGGCGGGCAGTTCAGGCTGTGTCGACTCAGACACGGGCAGCCTCCAAGACGATGCGGGCGAGGGTCTCGTCGGCCTCGCGGTGGCCCATGCCGACCGCCGCCGCGCCCATCTTCGCGACGCGGTCGGCGTCGGTGACCAGCGGGACGACCAGCTCGGCGACCTTGGCCGGGGAGAGGTCGGCGTCGGCGACCATCAGCGCCGCCCCGGCGTCGACGGCCGGGCGCGCGTTGGTGGCCTGCTCGCCGTTGCCGATCGGCAGCGGGACGAACACCGCGGGCAGCCCGACCGAGGTCACCTCGGCGACCGTCATCGCACCCGACCGGCAGATCGCGACGTCGGCGGCGGCGTAGGCCAGGTCCATCCGCTCCAGGTACGGCACCGGCACGTACGCCGGCCGGCCCGGGAACTCCTGTACGACCAGCGTGTTCTTCGGGCCGTGCGCGTGCAGCACGCCGACCCCGGCGTCGGCCAGGTCCTTCGCCGCGCCGGACACCGCGGCGTTGATCGACTGGGCGCCCTGCGAACCGCCGAACACCAGCAGCGTCGGCGCGTCCGGGTCCAGCCCGAAGTGCTCGCGGGCCTCCGCGCGCAACGCGGCGCGGTCGAGCGACGTGATCGACCGCCGCAGCGGGATCCCGACGACCTCCGCGTTCGGCAGCGGCGTGCCCGCGACGGCGACCGCGACCCGCTTCGCGAACCGCGCGCCGACCTTGTTCGCCAGGCCCGGCGACTGGTTGGCCTCGTGCACGACGATCGGGACGCGCCCGCGAGCGGCCAGGTAGGCGGGCAGGGCGACGTAGCCGCCGAAACCGACGACGACGTCCGCGCCGACCCGCTCCAGCACGTCCCGGGTGCGCCGCACGGAGTCGCGGACCTTCAGCGGGAGCCGCAGCAGCTCCGGCGTCGGCTTGCGCGGCAGCGGGACCGGCGGGATCAGCTCCAGCTCGTAGCCGCGGGCCGGGACGAGCTTGTTCTCCAGGCCGCGCTCGGTCCCGAGCGCGATGACCGTCGCGTCCGGGCGCAACCGCATGACGGCGTCGGCCAGGGCGAGAGCGGGTTCGATGTGTCCTGCGGTGCCACCTCCGGCGACCACGACCACGGGCCCCTTGCCCTCGGCGGCTCGCTCGGTTCCCTTGACGGGCTTACTCACCAATGACCTCTCCGGTTCGCGGTACTCCGGGTACCACGGCTCGCTGTTGTCCGCGCGGCCCCGCCGCGAGACGTGGCCGTGCTCGTCCGTGCCGCGCTGCGGCGCACCGGTTCGCGGACCGACCTGCGTCGTTCCTGTGCCGGGGCGGGCCGCGCCGCACGGGGCGCGGGCCTGGCCGCCTTCGCCCCGGTGCGCGCCGCACCCTTGCGGGTGGCGGGCGGGCGGTACGGATCGGGCGCGGGCAGCCGCAGCAGGCGTCCGAATTTACCCGGCCCCTGTGTGCGCAGCGCGGCCACCGCCTCCGGTTCGTGCCGGGCGGCGTTCGCGAGCACGCCCATGATGAGCATGGTGATCACCAGCGAGGTGCCGCCGTAGGAGATCAGGGGCAGCGTGACGCCGGTGACCGGCAGCAGGCCGACGACGTAGCCGATGTTGATGCCGGCCTGCGCCACGAGGAACACCGTCAGCGTGCCGGAGACGATCCGGATCCACGGATCGATGTTGCGCGTGGCGATCCGCAGGCCCACGACGGCGACCCCGGCGAACAGGGCGAGCACGACGACGCAGCCGATCAGCCCGAGCTCCTCGCCGATCAGGGCGAAGATGAAGTCGTTCTGCACGTTCGGCAGGTAGCCCCAGTTGGACGTGCCCTGGCCGAGGCCCTTGCCGAAGAACCCGCCGTCGGCCAGGGCCAGCTTGGCCTGGTTGGCCTGGAACCCCTCGGCGCTGATGTCGGCGTCCGGCGAGAGGAACGACATGACGCGGGCGAGCCGGTAGGGCGCGATCAGGGCGAGCACGAGCACGCCGGCCAGGCCGCCCGCGAGGATCACGCCGAACAGTCGTTTCGGCGCGCCGGCGAACCACAGCAGGGCCAGCAGCACCACGGCCAGGGTGACCGTGCCGCCGAGGTCCGGCTGCAGCATGACCAGGGCGAACATCAGCAGCGCGATCGGCACCACCGGCACCAGCAGGTGCCGCCACTGGTGGATCACGTTGTACTT
This genomic window from Amycolatopsis mongoliensis contains:
- the murG gene encoding undecaprenyldiphospho-muramoylpentapeptide beta-N-acetylglucosaminyltransferase, giving the protein MSKPVKGTERAAEGKGPVVVVAGGGTAGHIEPALALADAVMRLRPDATVIALGTERGLENKLVPARGYELELIPPVPLPRKPTPELLRLPLKVRDSVRRTRDVLERVGADVVVGFGGYVALPAYLAARGRVPIVVHEANQSPGLANKVGARFAKRVAVAVAGTPLPNAEVVGIPLRRSITSLDRAALRAEAREHFGLDPDAPTLLVFGGSQGAQSINAAVSGAAKDLADAGVGVLHAHGPKNTLVVQEFPGRPAYVPVPYLERMDLAYAAADVAICRSGAMTVAEVTSVGLPAVFVPLPIGNGEQATNARPAVDAGAALMVADADLSPAKVAELVVPLVTDADRVAKMGAAAVGMGHREADETLARIVLEAARV
- a CDS encoding MFS transporter — protein: MTETEQKAPPGWLVLLLAVSCGLTVANLYYAQPLLAELRHTFGIGEAAAGGVVTATQIGYAAGMLLLVPLGDRLENRSLVATLLGLACAGLVVTGVAPGFAVLLIASLVVGAASVVVQILIPFAADISPDAIRGRIVGRVVSGLLFGILLSRVVASLLAEVTSWRVVFLISAAAMAALAVVLRFILPRRTPKTDVHYGQLLRSTLAMWKKHPDLRHRALYQSAMFGAFSAFWTTIAFVLTAPPFDYTQLGVGLFALAGAAGAAVAPLAGRWSDHGHGRRLTAGAFVLCAAAFALAGFGAHSVVLLAVAAIAVDMAVQATLVTGQHVIYQLDPSARARVNSIYLGTFFVGGAIGSQAGSIAYHLGGWTAVVVFAGALPLLGLAGMTRTRV
- the ftsW gene encoding putative lipid II flippase FtsW, with the protein product MTVTEPKTPKTPKPGTAPKRPRRERKESGFVAFRTALTAWLSRPLASFHLVLALTGVLTVIGIVMVLSASSVASYNPKTGSGVYSLFTKHLVFVAIGSVVFWLGLRVKLERIRRMSATATVVCLGLLVLVLTPLGSTVNGSQGWFKLGEFTFQPVEAAKVALAFWGAHILVIKYNVIHQWRHLLVPVVPIALLMFALVMLQPDLGGTVTLAVVLLALLWFAGAPKRLFGVILAGGLAGVLVLALIAPYRLARVMSFLSPDADISAEGFQANQAKLALADGGFFGKGLGQGTSNWGYLPNVQNDFIFALIGEELGLIGCVVVLALFAGVAVVGLRIATRNIDPWIRIVSGTLTVFLVAQAGINIGYVVGLLPVTGVTLPLISYGGTSLVITMLIMGVLANAARHEPEAVAALRTQGPGKFGRLLRLPAPDPYRPPATRKGAARTGAKAARPAPRAARPAPAQERRRSVREPVRRSAARTSTATSRGGAARTTASRGTRSTANRRGHW
- a CDS encoding NAD(P)H-binding protein; its protein translation is MTILVTGATGSVGRLVVDELLAAGVPVRALTVDPARAKLPAGAEVVVGSLAKPSTLPVALKGVDAVYLAPMARTVRKFCELATEAGIERVVALSGSSVGDEHEGSSGNEYGAVEKAVREAGFAWTFLRPGVFMNNTLDWAPMVRAGEAAMAYGDATQTPIDLQDIAAVAAHVLTTEGHEAATYVLSGPEAISLRGQVATLESVLGKEIRFRELTRDEQRAQWIGYGVPEQAVDWILDGFEETLRHPQVPTGVVEQLLGRPGTTYAEWASARRDVFG
- the murC gene encoding UDP-N-acetylmuramate--L-alanine ligase, coding for MSESTQPELPAGLRRAHLIGIGGAGMSGIARILLARGAFVSGSDAKESRALLSLRAQGAELFVGQSAANISALAEPPSAVVVSTAIKETNPELAAARAAGIPVLHRAQALAGLMEGHRVACIAGTHGKTSTTSMLTVALQHCRLDPSFAIGGDLNESGANAHHGEGGIFVAEADESDGSFLTYLPSVAVVTNVEPDHLDHHGTAEAYTKVFTDFVGRIAPGGLLIVCGDDPAADELGKQAADLGVRVRRYGRTVTGEGDARILDYTPAPDGGGVRLSLDGEELPVRVAVPGEHMALNAIAALLAGIELGAPAAELADGLAAFGGVRRRFEFKGRAGDVRVYDDYAHHPTEVAAQLRAVRTAAGAGRVVVVFQPHLYSRTKLFSKEFAAALSLADEVVVLDVYGAREEPEPGVTGALIADAVTVPVHYEPAFDVAARLTAGLVRGGDLVVTMGAGDVTQLGPEILAELDKR
- a CDS encoding cell division protein FtsQ/DivIB, yielding MSPTRERRRPSEEDERDRAALARERRGRRSDEERRRTRATTRPSPRNRPNRRVEIRRRWVALLSVLTVIALAYLLFFSSMLGAKDVSVSGSRTVSADQIRAVAAVPVDKPMLRLSTDEIRDRVAAMPGIATVEVSRSWPNTVEITVTERTAIAFFDSGPGGDGVHLVDGGGVVFKTVPARPAGLPELKLPKVSADDPVTRAVTAVLGVIPEQLLKQVTTATAKTPASVEFTLSNGKIVRWGTAEQTDRKAKVLAALLSQDGKVYDVAAPELPTITS